In the genome of Candoia aspera isolate rCanAsp1 chromosome 1, rCanAsp1.hap2, whole genome shotgun sequence, one region contains:
- the LOC134487607 gene encoding lysophosphatidic acid receptor 3-like produces MIRNHDCLNNGTAPIWNTHLVLGLGIPQLLISFISAIFNSAVFFCVVFSKELHKPIFILFCNLAISDFLCSTSGFWIATVFITDPQSTIVGTKELLRAYAFYATSILATIYNLVIIGIERYLAVSRSLKMRYRITRNQILSTTLVIWACAFSLGFMPLMGWNCLGMDKISALYSPLCMDYLIFVTIPHCAVVLILPLFTYLNIIVFLRKHKVTMETLGQSHATYRLAEVQVARTSVLIWLFGLFSYAPFFAGVVFDSATKQCPSEHSPAIYIFRNLTAMMITINSLGDPIIYSLNMKKLGNMLRFLKHPSNNRIEVQAVGQT; encoded by the coding sequence ATGATAAGGAATCATGACTGTTTAAACAATGGCACGGCTCCCATTTGGAACACCCACCTGGTGCTTGGTTTGGGAATTCCTCAACTCCTCATCTCCTTCATCTCTGCCATCTTCAACTCAGCTGTCTTTTTctgtgtggtgttttccaaaGAGTTGCACAAAcccattttcattcttttctgcaaCCTGGCCATCTCAGATTTCCTCTGCAGCACCTCCGGCTTCTGGATTGCCACGGTGTTCATCACTGACCCTCAAAGCACTATAGTGGGCACCAAGGAACTCCTTAGGGCTTACGCCTTCTACGCCACGTCAATCCTGGCCACCATTTATAACTTAGTCATCATTGGGATCGAGCGCTACTTGGCTGTGTCCAGAAGCCTAAAGATGAGATACCGGATCACCAGAAACCAGATTTTAAGCACCACGTTGGTTATTTGGGCATGTGCCTTCTCCTTAGGATTTATGCCTCTGATGGGGTGGAACTGCTTGGGGATGGATAAGATCTCTGCTCTGTACAGCCCCCTTTGCATGGACTATCTCATCTTCGTCACCATACCTCACTGTGCAGTGGTGTTAATTCTACCACTCTTCACTTACCTAAACATCATTGTCTTTTTGAGAAAGCACAAAGTAACAATGGAAACCCTGGGACAGTCACATGCTACTTACCGGCTAGCTGAAGTCCAAGTTGCCAGAACCAGTGTGCTGATTTGGCTTTTCGGTCTGTTCTCTTATGCTCCTTTCTTCGCAGGCGTTGTGTTCGATTCAGCCACTAAGCAATGTCCCAGTGAGCATTCCCCAGCTATCTATATCTTCCGAAACCTCACGGCAATGATGATAACCATTAACTCGTTGGGAGATCCCATCATCTACTCTCTGAATATGAAGAAGTTGGGGAACATGCTCAGGTTTCTGAAACATCCTTCCAATAACCGCATTGAAGTCCAAGCTGTTGGACAGACCTGA